A single window of bacterium DNA harbors:
- a CDS encoding HDIG domain-containing protein yields the protein MEFPKEVLELTEKLKKSGYQVFLVGGCVRNFLLEKKSKDWDITTNANPEEIQKIFADFGGASADKPATVYENTFGTVGVKTESEDPTLKIIEVTTFRLEGKYTDKRHPDEIKFAKTIEEDLSRRDFTVNALALEMPAEKFPKIIDPYGGQKDLKNKIIRTVGEPEERFSEDALRLMRAVRFATELNFTIEDKTAAAIKKESKLLAVIAKERIRDELEKIIMSERAAEGIKKLAELGLLSHIIPELTEGIGVGQNKHHIYEVFDHGVRALDYAAKNNCSLIIRLATLLHDVGKPRTKRGEGEDSTFYNHEIVGAKMTFQILSRLHFPKEIIEKTTHLVRYHLFYYNVGEVTEAGVRRFLHRVKPENIDDLIKVREADRIGSGVPKAVPYKLRHLLFMVEKVKQDPLSPKMLAVDGKDVMEIAKIEPGPKVGQILSILLDEILEDPKKNEKKYLENRIEELIKLKDQELKKMSEGAKEKKEEFEGGLESEMKKKYYV from the coding sequence ATGGAATTCCCCAAAGAAGTTTTAGAATTAACGGAAAAATTAAAAAAATCCGGTTATCAGGTTTTTCTGGTGGGCGGCTGTGTCCGTAATTTTCTATTAGAGAAAAAATCCAAGGACTGGGATATTACCACTAACGCCAACCCCGAAGAAATCCAGAAAATTTTTGCGGATTTTGGCGGCGCTTCGGCTGATAAACCTGCCACCGTTTATGAAAATACTTTCGGAACGGTCGGCGTAAAAACGGAATCCGAAGACCCGACGCTCAAAATTATCGAGGTGACCACTTTTCGTCTGGAAGGAAAATATACCGACAAAAGGCATCCTGATGAAATAAAATTCGCCAAAACCATTGAAGAGGATTTATCCCGTCGTGATTTTACCGTAAATGCTCTGGCGCTTGAAATGCCGGCAGAAAAATTTCCAAAAATCATTGACCCTTACGGCGGCCAAAAAGATTTAAAAAATAAAATTATCCGCACGGTAGGGGAGCCCGAAGAACGTTTTAGCGAAGATGCTCTGCGTTTGATGCGGGCGGTTCGTTTTGCCACGGAATTGAATTTTACGATTGAAGATAAAACAGCGGCGGCCATTAAAAAAGAATCCAAACTTTTGGCCGTTATCGCCAAAGAAAGAATCCGCGATGAACTGGAAAAAATAATAATGTCCGAGCGCGCGGCTGAAGGCATAAAAAAATTGGCGGAATTGGGTTTGCTCAGCCATATCATTCCGGAATTAACCGAAGGAATCGGCGTCGGACAGAACAAACACCATATATATGAAGTTTTTGACCATGGCGTCCGCGCCTTGGATTACGCCGCTAAAAATAATTGTTCGTTGATTATCCGGCTAGCTACCTTGCTTCACGATGTTGGTAAGCCGCGAACCAAAAGAGGGGAAGGAGAAGATTCCACTTTTTATAATCATGAAATTGTCGGCGCCAAAATGACTTTTCAAATCCTCAGCCGGCTTCATTTCCCGAAAGAAATTATTGAAAAAACAACTCATTTAGTCCGCTATCATCTCTTCTACTATAATGTAGGCGAAGTTACCGAAGCCGGAGTGCGCCGGTTTTTGCACCGGGTGAAACCGGAGAATATAGACGACCTGATAAAAGTCCGCGAAGCCGACCGCATCGGCTCCGGCGTTCCCAAGGCCGTTCCTTATAAACTTCGCCATCTGCTTTTTATGGTGGAAAAAGTAAAACAAGATCCGCTTTCGCCGAAAATGCTGGCGGTTGACGGAAAAGACGTGATGGAAATCGCCAAAATTGAGCCCGGCCCGAAAGTCGGGCAGATTTTAAGCATTTTGCTTGATGAAATTCTGGAAGATCCGAAGAAAAATGAAAAGAAATATCTGGAAAACCGGATTGAAGAACTGATAAAATTAAAAGACCAGGAATTAAAAAAAATGTCCGAAGGCGCTAAAGAAAAAAAGGAAGAATTTGAGGGCGGGCTTGAATCAGAAATGAAAAAGAAATATTATGTTTAA
- a CDS encoding D-glycerate dehydrogenase, which produces MKIYITRKIPEAGIKKLQDKGYEVTINSEDRVLAKEELTAALQGKNYDAVLCLLTDKIDDEVLAAAGPQVKIFANYAVGVDNIDLPAAKKRGIIVSNTPGVLTESVAELTIGLIFAITKRIVEADEFTRRGKFVGWAPMLFLGTDLKDKTLGIIGLGRIGGEVARRMHDGFGMNIIYFDAKRNEELEKIYHIEYADLETLLKISDVVSVHVPLLPATRHLIDAQKLAMMKPSAYLINTSRGPIIDEIALEEALKNKVIRGAAIDVYENEPALTPGLAELDNIVLTPHIASASLETRSKMAEMAADNIIAVLENKTPPNPVKI; this is translated from the coding sequence ATGAAAATCTATATCACTCGCAAGATTCCGGAAGCCGGGATTAAAAAATTACAAGATAAAGGATACGAAGTGACTATTAATTCCGAAGACCGGGTTTTGGCTAAAGAAGAATTAACAGCGGCTCTCCAAGGAAAAAATTACGATGCCGTGCTGTGTCTTTTGACTGACAAAATTGATGATGAGGTTTTAGCCGCGGCCGGTCCCCAAGTGAAAATTTTCGCTAATTATGCGGTCGGTGTTGATAATATTGACCTTCCAGCGGCCAAGAAGCGGGGGATAATAGTTTCTAATACGCCTGGCGTTTTGACCGAAAGTGTAGCTGAATTGACAATCGGTCTGATTTTTGCCATTACCAAAAGAATCGTTGAGGCCGATGAATTCACCCGGAGAGGGAAATTCGTGGGCTGGGCGCCTATGCTTTTTTTGGGCACAGACCTTAAAGATAAAACTTTGGGAATAATAGGACTGGGCCGGATTGGCGGCGAAGTGGCGCGCCGGATGCATGACGGATTTGGCATGAATATTATTTATTTTGATGCCAAACGCAACGAAGAATTGGAAAAAATTTATCATATTGAATACGCCGATTTGGAAACTCTGCTTAAAATTTCGGATGTTGTTTCGGTTCATGTTCCTTTACTTCCGGCTACCCGTCATTTAATTGACGCTCAAAAATTGGCGATGATGAAACCAAGCGCTTATCTTATTAACACTTCCCGCGGCCCGATTATTGATGAAATCGCTCTTGAGGAAGCCCTCAAGAATAAAGTCATCCGGGGAGCGGCCATAGATGTTTATGAAAATGAGCCGGCTCTAACTCCGGGCTTAGCTGAGCTGGATAATATCGTTTTAACCCCGCACATTGCCTCGGCTTCTTTGGAAACGCGAAGCAAGATGGCGGAAATGGCGGCTGACAATATTATCGCTGTTTTGGAAAATAAAACTCCGCCAAATCCAGTTAAGATATAA